The following is a genomic window from Aythya fuligula isolate bAytFul2 chromosome 7, bAytFul2.pri, whole genome shotgun sequence.
GCTGTCCCAAAAGAGCACCGAGGTTGTTGGACGCCCTTAACCGGCCCCACGTACCTGGAGGACTTCCCTGGCCTGGTGCACTTCATCTACGTCGACCGCACGGCCGGGCAGATGATGGCCCCGTCGCTCAGCGTGGCGGAGAAGTCCAGCTCGGAGCTGGGCAAGGGGCCTCTGGCCGAGTTTGTCAAGAGCAAGGTATGGGCAGGATGCGGCCCAGCAGCGCCTGAGTGGGGCCAGtgctgtgcaggctgctggtgctcagcctGCGGGTGCCCCTTGTCCCCCAGGTCTGGTCCCTGGTGGCGCTGGCCCGGCGATACCTGCAGAAGGGCTACACGACCCTGATGCTGCAGGACGGCGACTACTGCTGCTCCTACTTCCTCTGGTTTGAGAACGAGCTGGTAGgaggggtgggatggggctgagccccTCTCACAGCACCCCGGGCCCCTCATTCCTCCCCTCCCTGGTACGGGCCTGCCCTCTGCTGTCTTCGTCCCCAGGGCTACAAGCTGGAGGTGATGGAGGTGCCCGTCCTCTCCGACGACTCGGCTCCCATCGGGATGCTGGCAGGAGACTACTACAGGtcggcagcccccagccctgctgcttggcACCGGTGTCTGCCCTTGCTGGGACGGGGCAGCAGGGGGGTACCCGTGCTGGGTGCCACGCAGCCTGCAGCTGCggtcctggggctgcagggatgtcCTTGGCAGGGGCTTTCTAGGGGAAGATGACCCAAAAGGGGGTGGTTTTGCAGACCCATTCCCTGCACAACACCCCAACTTTGCCCCCCCCAGGAAGCTGCTGCGCTACTACAGCAAGAACCAGCAGACAGAGGTGGTGAAGTGCTACGAGCTGCTGACCGTGCACCTGGGCATCATCCCCTCCGAGCTGGTGGTGCAGCAGGCCTGCGACTTGGCCCGGCGCCTCTGGGAGCCTTCCCGCATCCCCCTGCTCTGAgccgcccccggggccgggaTTAAAGCGGGGTGCGGACGTCTGCTCGTGCTGCTCTTTCAGGGGGTGCACGTGAGCTGGGTGCACGGCCAGCCATGCCTGGGGGCGGCCACGTGCAGCCTCCCCCTCTTCggccagggctgtgctgccctcctctcccctccccgcctGCTTGGCTGGCACCCAGCAGCCTCCCGGGacgggccgggagcggggctgagAGCTTTTTGGCAAATCACGGCCTTGTTGAAAAGCGCGTTTCCAAAGCAGGATTTATGGCGTTGGCTTGGCCCCGCTGCCTGGCTTTGGCCGGAGAACAAAACGCTGCAGCCAAACCTACGCGGTGAACGGCACGGGGTGcaccccgtcccccccccccccgcgcccctaAATGTGGGGCTGATGGGGTCAGGGTCCCCAAGGGATGGGGTGCACGGGATGCAAACTGTGCCTGCGTGCAGCTCCTGGGCACGGCGGGGCCGAGCTGGGCAGCCAGCACGCGGCAGAGCCGAGGCAGCCCATGTGCTCGCCAGACACGTCTGGTGTCGGTGCACGTGCGAGCCCTCTGGGCAGGCACTGGTGCTCCCCCTGCACAGCTCCGGGGCCGTGCAGCCGCTGCCCCGTGCAGCTGAGGCTGGGCACTGTGGGTTGGGGAGCGCTGGACCGCAGCAGGGCCTTTGCCCCATCCTGCCGGGCAGGAATTTGCCCCGCTGAGCACAAGCTGTGGATCCAGAGCCAAGCCCAGCCTCAGGCTGCCCCTTTCCCAGCTGCTCCGGGGGGGCTGAGCTCCtggcaggatctggccctgcacactgcctctccccagcctccctgcacGCCCCAGGCAATGCTTGGCCGGGGCTTGGTGCCTTGCTGTGGGCACCGCGTCCTGCCCAGCCTTCCCGCAAGCCCCAGGACGCAGCGTCCGGCCCTGTGCCAAGGtgtcccctgccctgggccccctgtcccctccccgtgccccgtGAGAAGTGTGGCCATGGAAGCAAagtccaggagctgcaggcacggTGTGGAGATGGCGGACGGGCTCCCTGCGAGGCTGGGCATGGGCTGTGCTGCCCGCGGGCTGCGGGGACGGCGCCTGGCTCACAGCGGGGCCACAACACGGCTGCAGCAGGAGTACGATGCGGTGGTGATCGGGGCAGGTAAGGCAGGGCGAGGAGCTGGTGGGGATGGGGCGGCCCCCAGCGTGCTGCTTGTGCCAGGGAGCTGCATGGGGGCTGGCACGGATGGGTGTGTGCTGCAACACCCTGGCGTGCTGCTGGATAAGGGGTCAGCGCAGAGCTGGGGGATCTGTCACCTTTGTCACCAACCCTGCCCCATTGGGGCCCAGGGATGTAGGGTTGAAGAGAATGCTCCCTACGGTGTCCAGAGGCTGTTATTTGGGTGCCTGCGTCCCTGATGTGGGGGGATGTGCTGTGCCATGGGGCTGTCCTGGCTCAGCCGGGCTCAGCTCCCCTCTGTCTCTCCTTGCAGGGCACAACGGGCTGGTGGCAGTGAGTACCGGAGGCAGAGCGCTCACCCTGGGGacgctgtggggctggggagtgtctgcagcaagagcaggggctgggggctcccggACGGGTTTGGGAAGTGGGAACCACCCTGGTGAGGGGTCAGGGAGGTGGTCGGGATGAGGAGGACGTGCCACATGCAGCACGATGCCACGCTCCCCGCAGGCTGCCTACCTGCAGCGGGCAGGGCTGCGCACGGCCGTGCTGGAGAAGCGCCACGTGCTGGGCGGCGCGGCCGTCACCGAGGAGATCGTGCCAGGTATCCCCATGTGCCCTACGTCCTCCTGGCCCCTGCCTGCCGCCTTTTACTCCTCACCACCCCACATCTTCCAGGCTTTAAGTTCTCCCGCGCATCCTACCTGCTCAGCCTGCTGCGGCCGCAGATCTACAgcgagctggagctgcaggtaCGGTGCCCGTCCCCAGCTGGgccaccagcacctcctggcaCACGGCAGGGTGACACTGCTGCCTCCGTGTCTCACTGCCCTCCGTGTCTCGCAGCGGCATGGCCTGAGGGTGCTCCCGCGGGACCCCTACTCCTTCACCCCGCTGCTGGAGGACAGGAGCCCACCccgctccctgctgctggggcacgACATGGCCCAGACCCAGCAGCAGATCGCCCAGTTCTCCCAGAAGGATGCTCAGGTACCACAGGGACCGGGGCAAAGCAAAGCCCCGAGGAGCTGCCCTGCCCCGtggagcagcagggatgctcGTGGCGGCGTGTCCTTTGCACCCAGCATGGCTCAGTCCCTTCTGGCCTCCTGCTGTCCCCTTCCAGGCTTACCCTGAGTATGAGGCGTTCATGGGGCGCTTGGTGGCTGCCATCGACCCACTGCTGGATGCCCCCCCTGTGGATACAGctgccctggggcagggctcCCTGCTCCAGCGGCTCAGATCCCTGCGAgcgctgcagcccctgctgcggGCAGGTACATTTGGGATCCCCTTGGCAATGGCTGTGTGCCTGCACCTGGGCTCCTGCCTGGCCTCAGCCCCACCAGGTGCCAGTGGCTGTGTCCTGGTGCAGCCGTGCAGACCCCAAAGCTGCCTCTCCCCACAGGGCTGGCACTGGGACAGCAGCTGCCCCGCTATTACGAGGTGCTGACAGCCCCCATCTCCAAGGTGTGTGCCGGCTGCAGTGGCACGGAGCCACCCTCCTGGCACCCGCTCCACATCCCTGCGTGCCCACGAGGACccggctgcagcccagccctgagccCAGCTCTCTCCTTGCCTCTTGGGCCAGATCCTGGATCACTGGTTTGAGTCGGAGCCCCTGAAGGCAACCCTGGCCACCGACGCGGTGATTGGAGCCATGAgcagcccccacagccctggcagCGGGTGAGggccccgtcccctccccggggCTCACGGCCACGCCATCCCCTCCAGGCCACCCCGCTCAGCCCAGTGTGTCCCCAAGGCTTGCCGGAGTGGCTCGGGGGCTGGGTGAgctctgtccccatccctgcaggtacGTGCTGCTGCACCATGTCATGGGCGAGCTGGAGGGGCGGCGCGGCGCCTGGGGCTACGTGGCTGGCGGCATGGGGGCCCTGTCCCAAGCCATCGCCCGCGCAGCAGCCAGCCGGGGCGCACACATCTTTACTGAGAAGGTACCGGGTTTCTGGGCACGGGGACCTCCACGGGCTGCCCGGTGGCCCCAGGGAGAAGCCGGGTGAGGTGCTggccccttcccctctgcccagGCCGTGAGCCgcgtgctgctgggcagggacGGGCAGGCGCAGGGCGTCGTGCTGCGGGACGGGACGGAGGTGAGGAGCAAAGTGGTGCTGTCCAACGCCTCCCCCCAGATCACCTTCCTGGAGCTCACCCCCCAGGTATGGGGCACGCGGGGCCACCACGGGGCTCGGTGGGCTGTCACCCCCCGGCTGGGCTGCCCCGTGGCGGCCCCATCACCGCGGTGCCCCCGTCCccctccaggagcagctcccagagGACTTCACCCGACGGATCCGGCATGTCGACACGCGCTCCCCTGTCACCAAAATCAACGGTAGGTGCAGGGGGCTGCCTCCTCCACCATCCCAGCTGGGGGACACACCAGCACAAGGCTGCAGGGCTCCTCGGAGGACTGCACCCCGGTCTCCTCCCCCCATCCCAGTGGCAGTGGATCGCCTGCCCAGTTTCCTGGCTGCCCCCAACGCCCGCAAtggccagcccctgccccaccaCCAGTGCTCCATCCACCTCAACTGCGAGGGCACCCACCTCCTGCACCAGGCTTACACCGAGGCTGCTGGCGGGCACCCCTCCAGCAGGTAGGAGCCCCCCCGCCTCGCTCCCTGCCCACGGTGTCCAGAGAAGGGGCAGGACGGCAGTGCTGGGGGATGTTTGGGGTGGCTCAGTCCCGCTCCCGCAGGCCTATGATCGAGCTGTGCATCCCCTCGGCGCTGGACCCGGGGCTGGCCCCGCGGGGCTGCCACGTTGTGTCCCTCTTCACCCAGTACACCCCGTACGAGCTGGCAGGTGGGCAGCCCTGGGACGAGCAGGCTAGAAATGCGTATGCAGACACGGGTACGTAGCATGTGCACGGAGCCAGGTAACACCGGGAGCGCtggtccctgctgcaggcacagccaccCTCGTGCTCAGGGGCCGGTCACCATGcccctgagctgcctgccagtgCCTCCGTCCCTCCCTAGTGTTCGACTGCATCGAAGCCTATGCCCCAGGCTTCAAGGCATCCGTCATCGGCAGGGACATCCTGACACCCCCGGACTTAGAGAGGGTCTTCGGGCTGCCCGGTGGGGTGGGTACCGTGCAGATTCAGCACTGAGCACAGCAagcagccaggcacagcccccTCACACAGCCCGGGCTCCGTTTGCAGAACATCTTCCACGGAGGGATGTCTCTGGACCAGCTGTACTTTGCCCGGCCAGCACCATCCTACTCAGGCTACCGGTCCCCAGTTCCAGGCTTGTACCTGTGTGGGAGCGGAGCACACCCtggtgagcagggctgggagctggggacaccccgaggggctgcaggaggagggcagggcgCATGGACCAGGGGCAAGGGGAGCACAAGGTGTGAGCTCTGCTACTCTCAGCCCTGGCGgtgaggcagagcagccccccTGGTGCAGCCCTCGCTGCTGGGGCCACTGCTCCCCGTTTCTGCCTTGCAGGAGGCGGCGTGATGGGAGCAGCGGGACGCAATGCAGCCCGGGTGGCTCTCGGGGACTTCACGCACCTGAGACAGCAGCGGTGACGCCGACTTCACCTCCATGGGGATGTGGCTGCAGTgagccctgctgtccccaggcagagccTGCTGTCCCCACCTTGCTTCCCACCACTGCAGCGGGCCaagcactggcagcagcaccccctgTGCGTgtggggcaggctgctgggacCCGGGCtgaccccctccccagcccaccccaaTGCCCTGGGCATTGTGGCACccacagaaataaacacagcCAGGGGCTCTGCATTTGGCGTTCTCCCCATGGTTTTTCAGCTCTCTGTATGGGGTTCCTTGGTCCTGGGGTGCAAGCACAGAGCCCACCCTGTGTCCCCCCTGCATGGGCTGCACTGTGccacctgcactgctgctggtgcagccccTGGGGCCCTGCTGGAGGGGACCAGAGTGTCAGGGTGAACGGGGACAAGCAGCCCGGCTCAGGCAGCCCACGCTGGGTGTGCCACGCGCTGCCCCGTGCCGCTGCCGGGCGCCGCTCGCAGCAGATGACAGAGCTCAcatcctctccctgccctcttCCTCCCGGGGACAATGCTCCCGATtcagctcccagcctctcctcccgcCGGGCCCTAAATACGGCGCTTCCGGGCTGCGCTGCTGCACCTGAGCTGGCTGAATCAATATTGACCGGCCAGGAATAGGCCCGCAGCCCTCTGAGAATAGCCCCGCACGCCCGCCCGCTGCCCACAGCTTCCCGCGCccagggctgccctgctgcagcaccgtATTTTTAGCTGCCGCAGGTGCCGGTGCCCGGCGAGCCCcgagggctgggctgggggtggcagcaaGGAGGGGATGCCCCCCAGCCTGGCCGTGGCAGGGCACAGTGCCGAGAGCTCCTCGGAGCCCCCCCTGCCCTCTTCTCGCtccccccaggagcaggggcagagctgggagcaggacccTGGTGGCCCTACCCACCTGCAGCCATCCCCTGGGAGCCGAGGGGGGGCTCCTGGCCGCACACTCAGGCAATTGAGCTCCCAAACACCCAGACACTGAGAGCCGTGGTGACTCCGTGAGTCACGAGCTCCGCTGCTGgacccagccctgcccttccccagggctTCCCCTGGCCGCCGTCccatggctgcagcacagcccagccgCTGCCCCGTGGCCCACGTGGCCCCCGTGGCCCCAAATCCGCATTTTATCCTCCCCGGGCACCCCCAGAAGATGCCGCAGCACATGCCAGCAGCCCAGCCGAGGAGCAGGGTGGGGGTGAGGGTGCCCTGCGTGGGGACGCAGGGTGCCGGGGGGGTGCCGAGGGCCCTGGCGGGACGTGGCGATGAGCTCACGGGCTATTCCCGGCCGTGTTGTTCCTGGCTCGTCCCGGCAGGAACCGGCTGCTTTAACTCCAAACAAACAACCCGGTAGCCACCGGCACATTCCTGGCCAGCCGGTGGCCACGGCCGGGGCAGAGGCGCTTCCTGTTTATCCCCGTCCCGCGGCGGGGCGCAGGCGGCGGGGTGCCCCAGGGGCTGGTTTGGGGGGGCACCCCCTGTCTGCATggctggggggggcagcaccTGGGGACCCCCGCAGCCAGCCTGGCTCAGGGATAGCCAAGgtgctgccccctgcccctcccagGCTCCCTTTGCTGGGCTCAGTGCCCCCCCCAAGTCCTCGCCCACCCCATGTCCAAGCACCCCCCTCAGTCACCACATGGGGTGTGGGGTGTCCTCCTGGGGACCCCCCCGTGGGACAATTTgccacctccagcacagccGTGCTCTGCCTGGCTGGGGGCCAGCCCCGCGGTGCAGTGATGCTGGgcggggggcagccccagctgggggTCCTGGCTTCATCCTGGGGCCGGGAGGGGCAGGCTTATGGTGGGGGGGCTGCCCCATGTGTGCTCTGCACCCCCCAAAATCTGCTGGAGGTGGGCATGGGTGGCTTTGCCCCAAGGTGGcagagtggggctgggggggggcagggtgcagggccggcctctgggccctgcatgcgggggggctggggctgggctgggcagcgTGGGCCCCCACCCGGGGCGTCCCACCGCGCCGCACCATAAAAGCGGCAGCAGGCGGTGCTCggaggcaggagagctgctggaggccagcaggagccagcaccGCGTCCCCACGCCGCTGCCTGCCCCGTATCTGCCCCGTGCTGACACCCAGGGTGAGTGCTGGGCTGGCCCGGGGGGGCTCGGGCACctcggggggctgggggtgcagggggagaggtgtggggatggggacagggctgtgTGCCGGATGGAGAGGGAACAACCCCTGCATCCCGCACGGCATGGGGTCGGGGATGCCCCTGCCATGCGAGGGGGCACCACATCCCCCCCACACCACGCTGCTGGGGCAcgggggggctgtgggagctCCCCACCCCGCTGTGCTCCCCAGGGGCTCAGAGTCGGGCTGTCCCCAGGCATCCCACCACCAGGAGCTGCGATGGCGATGCCGGCTGGTGCGagccccatcctgctgcccttggtgctgctgctgtgccggGTGGTGCCCGCTGCACAGGAGCCGGCGGGGCTGCAGCTGAGGCtggcggggccgcgggggccAGCCGGGGAGGGCCGGCTGGAGGTGCTGTACCAGGGCCGCTGGGGCACCGTGTGCGACGATGGCTTCGATTTCCACGCGGCCACCGTGGCTTGCCGGCAGCTGGGCTACACCGCGGCCATCACCTGGACGCACAGTGCCACCTACGGCCAGGGGGAAGGTAAGGGGCAGCTGGGGGACACGTGCGTGGGGTGCTGCGGGAGGGGGCGGCATGAAGGAGGGCGCTTGTTGGGTCCGTGCTGCTGAGGGGGTCCCACCAGCGGTGACCCCCAGCCCGCGTCCGTCCCCCCAGGCCCCATCTGGCTGGACAACGTGAGGTGCGGGGGCAGCGAGTCCTCCCTGGCCGAGTGCTCCCACAACGGCTGGGGCGTGAGCGACTGCCACCACGGCGAGGACACCGGCGTGGTGTGCTCAGGGCAGCGCCTGCACAGCGGCCCCGACCCGGCCGCAGCCCCTGGTCTGCTGGGAGAGGTGAGTGGGGACCAGGCGCCCACTGGGATGGCGAGGGGCTGAGGCAGGTCCCGTCGTCCCCACCCTCCACCCCATGTCCCATCCTGGACCCCCCGTGCCCACCCTGCAGGCACCGGGGCTGAGCCTGGAGGAGGTGCGGATCAAACCCATCCTGGCGCGGGCCAAGCTGAGCATGCCGGTGACGGAGGGAGCCGTGGAGGTGAAGCACAACGGGCGCTGGAGGCAGGTGTGCGACGCCGGCTGGACCAGGAACAACAGCCGCGTGGTCTGCGGGATGCTGGGCTTCCCCCAGGAGAAGCCCGTCAACACCAACTTCTACCGGTAGGGAATGGGATGAGCCGTGGGGCAGGGTGCCAGCGGGCTGGTGGGATGTGCCGTGGGGGTCCTGGGACGTGCAGCTGGGGCACGGTGGTCAGTAGGGTGAAGGGGGGTGCCAGGGAAGGGGTGCGCTCACGGCTGGGTGTGTGGGGCACCTGTCCATGCCTGTGCCCCCTTCCCGGGGGCTTCAaggggggcagagctgggctgggcagcagccaggatGCTCCCCAACCTTGTCCTGTACAGCGTGGGTGCAGGCACAGGAGAGCCAAGCCTTGTGCTGGGGCTATAAATACAGCCCATAATGAGCCCCTGCTGGTGCCAGGCGTCGTGCTGTCCTGCCGGGGCACAGCTCCAGTGCAGGAATTGCCACCAAGGAGAGGGCCCCAGCTTGCCATGGGAGcaccctccagccccagctgctgccgtggggtgctggggagggcaggggcacggggtgggggtgctgagccccccctgACCTCCATCCATGCTCCTTGCAGGAAGCTGTGGAACATGAAGCTGAAGGACCCCAGCTCCAGGTAGGGCCCGGCTCTGGGCAGGGGACACCTGCAGGGGAGCCTCTCTCCCCCCGAAATACCTCTGTTCCCGCTCCTCTCCCTCGGCAGCCTGAAGAACCTGAGCCAGAAGAGCAGTTTCTGGGTGCACCAGGTGCAGTGCCAGGGCACGGAGCCCCACCTGGCCCGCTGCCCCACGCAGCtggcccccccggccccccgccaGCACTCCTGTCCCCGCGGCATGCACGCCGTCGTCAGCTGCATCCCTGGCCCTGCCTTCCAGCAAGGCAAGGGCAGGGGCAAGAAACCTCCCCGCAAAGCCTCCCAGGGAAAGGTAAGCCCCAGCACGGCCCCGTACCCCCTAAGGAAGGCTCCTGGGGCCGAGCAGCACCCGGGCACCCCCCCTACACCCGCTGATGGGGCCGCTCCCCGTGCCAGGGCCTCCCCGTGCGCCTGCGAGCGGGCGCCCACGCTGGTGAGGGCCGGGTGGAGGTGCTGCGCCACGGGCAGTGGGGCACCGTGTGTGACAAGCGGTGGGACCTGGCGGCGGCCAGCGTGGTGTGTCGGCAGCTGGGCTACGGGACGGCAAAGCAAGCCCTGGTGGGAGCCCGGATGGGCCAAGGTGAGGTGGGAGATGGGGCAAGGAATTGGGGCGCTGCTGGGCTCGGAGGTGCGCAGGGAAAAGCCCTTTGCGCACTGCTGGAGCACCCAGGGGTGTGCGGGGGGATCCGGGATGGGCACAGGGGCAGGAGCACTCATGTCCCCCCCCTGCTTCAGGCCTGGGCCCCATCCACATGAGCGAGGTGCGCTGCACCGGCCACGAGCGCTCCCTGGGCGAGTGCCGCTTCCAGGACGCCGAGCAGAGCGGGTGCCGGCACGAGAACGACGCGGCCGTGCGCTGCCACGTGCCCCACATGGACTTCCAGAGCCAGGTCAGTCCCTGCCTCCCCGCCAGCACCCGCTGAGCCCCGGCCCCAttgcacagcccctgccccagcaccccaagCCCCCACCCAGTGTGGATG
Proteins encoded in this region:
- the PYROXD2 gene encoding pyridine nucleotide-disulfide oxidoreductase domain-containing protein 2 translates to MADGLPARLGMGCAARGLRGRRLAHSGATTRLQQEYDAVVIGAGHNGLVAAAYLQRAGLRTAVLEKRHVLGGAAVTEEIVPGFKFSRASYLLSLLRPQIYSELELQRHGLRVLPRDPYSFTPLLEDRSPPRSLLLGHDMAQTQQQIAQFSQKDAQAYPEYEAFMGRLVAAIDPLLDAPPVDTAALGQGSLLQRLRSLRALQPLLRAGLALGQQLPRYYEVLTAPISKILDHWFESEPLKATLATDAVIGAMSSPHSPGSGYVLLHHVMGELEGRRGAWGYVAGGMGALSQAIARAAASRGAHIFTEKAVSRVLLGRDGQAQGVVLRDGTEVRSKVVLSNASPQITFLELTPQEQLPEDFTRRIRHVDTRSPVTKINVAVDRLPSFLAAPNARNGQPLPHHQCSIHLNCEGTHLLHQAYTEAAGGHPSSRPMIELCIPSALDPGLAPRGCHVVSLFTQYTPYELAGGQPWDEQARNAYADTVFDCIEAYAPGFKASVIGRDILTPPDLERVFGLPGGNIFHGGMSLDQLYFARPAPSYSGYRSPVPGLYLCGSGAHPGGGVMGAAGRNAARVALGDFTHLRQQR
- the LOXL4 gene encoding lysyl oxidase homolog 4, which translates into the protein MAMPAGASPILLPLVLLLCRVVPAAQEPAGLQLRLAGPRGPAGEGRLEVLYQGRWGTVCDDGFDFHAATVACRQLGYTAAITWTHSATYGQGEGPIWLDNVRCGGSESSLAECSHNGWGVSDCHHGEDTGVVCSGQRLHSGPDPAAAPGLLGEAPGLSLEEVRIKPILARAKLSMPVTEGAVEVKHNGRWRQVCDAGWTRNNSRVVCGMLGFPQEKPVNTNFYRKLWNMKLKDPSSSLKNLSQKSSFWVHQVQCQGTEPHLARCPTQLAPPAPRQHSCPRGMHAVVSCIPGPAFQQGKGRGKKPPRKASQGKGLPVRLRAGAHAGEGRVEVLRHGQWGTVCDKRWDLAAASVVCRQLGYGTAKQALVGARMGQGLGPIHMSEVRCTGHERSLGECRFQDAEQSGCRHENDAAVRCHVPHMDFQSQVRLAGGRSPEEGVVEVLVPVQGKLRWGAVCGAQWGLNEAMVVCRQLGLGFASHALQETWYWAGSPDASEVLMSGVRCSGTELALQQCQRHGPVHCPSGGGRFSAGVSCTAHAPDLVMNAQLVQETAYLEDRPLALLYCAHEERCLSRSADSMQWPYGHRRLLRFSSQIHNLGRADFRPRMGRHAWTWHQCHRHFHSIEVFTHYDLLTLNGSKVAEGHKASFCLEDTNCPEGLQRRFACANFGEQGVSVGCWDTYRHDIDCQWIDITDVPPGSYTFQVVVNPKHEVAESDFSNNVMRCQCKYDGQRVWVHGCHTSDAYGADVVSELERRERLANNLV